The following are from one region of the Platichthys flesus chromosome 2, fPlaFle2.1, whole genome shotgun sequence genome:
- the fam219aa gene encoding protein FAM219A isoform X2, producing MMEEIDRFQVPPVNGETQPLDPAASSASETMPDTKGETVTMNYKPSPLQVQIEKQRDLARKGSVKNGTVGSPVNQQPKKNSRTRLVVPNKGYSSLDQSPDEKPLVALDTDSDDDFDMSRYSSSGYSSAEQINQDLNIQLLKDGYRLDEIPDDEDLDLIPPKAVNPTCMCCQAASSTACQIQ from the exons ATGATGGAGGAAATCGACAGGTTCCAAGTGCCTCCAGTGAACGGGGAGACACAGCCACTG GACCCAGCAGCATCCTCCGCCTCTGAGACGATGCCTGACACCAAGGGAGAGACTGTGACCATGAACTACAAACCGTCACCACTGCAAGTCCAAATAG agaaacagagggacCTCGCCAGGAAGGGATCAGTGAAGAATGGCACCGTGGGAAGTCCTGTCAATCAACAACCCAAGAAGAATTCCAGGACAAG GTTGGTGGTGCCCAACAAAGGTTACTCCTCTCTAGACCAGAGCCCGGATGAGAAGCCCCTGGTAGCACTGGACACTGACAG TGATGATGACTTTGACATGTCCAGATACTCCTCATCAGGATACTCCTCAGCCGAG CAGATCAACCAGGACCTGAACATCCAGCTCCTGAAGGACGGCTACCGGCTCGATGAGATCCCGGACGACGAGGACCTGGATCTGATCCCCCCTAAAGCAGTGAACCCCACCTGCATGTGCTGCCAGGCTGCTTCCTCCACAGCCTGTCAAATCCAGTAG
- the fam219aa gene encoding protein FAM219A isoform X1: MMEEIDRFQVPPVNGETQPLDPAASSASETMPDTKGETVTMNYKPSPLQVQIEKQRDLARKGSVKNGTVGSPVNQQPKKNSRTRLVVPNKGYSSLDQSPDEKPLVALDTDSDDDFDMSRYSSSGYSSAEVRCLRDQQINQDLNIQLLKDGYRLDEIPDDEDLDLIPPKAVNPTCMCCQAASSTACQIQ; encoded by the exons ATGATGGAGGAAATCGACAGGTTCCAAGTGCCTCCAGTGAACGGGGAGACACAGCCACTG GACCCAGCAGCATCCTCCGCCTCTGAGACGATGCCTGACACCAAGGGAGAGACTGTGACCATGAACTACAAACCGTCACCACTGCAAGTCCAAATAG agaaacagagggacCTCGCCAGGAAGGGATCAGTGAAGAATGGCACCGTGGGAAGTCCTGTCAATCAACAACCCAAGAAGAATTCCAGGACAAG GTTGGTGGTGCCCAACAAAGGTTACTCCTCTCTAGACCAGAGCCCGGATGAGAAGCCCCTGGTAGCACTGGACACTGACAG TGATGATGACTTTGACATGTCCAGATACTCCTCATCAGGATACTCCTCAGCCGAGGTGAGATGTCTGAGGGACCAG CAGATCAACCAGGACCTGAACATCCAGCTCCTGAAGGACGGCTACCGGCTCGATGAGATCCCGGACGACGAGGACCTGGATCTGATCCCCCCTAAAGCAGTGAACCCCACCTGCATGTGCTGCCAGGCTGCTTCCTCCACAGCCTGTCAAATCCAGTAG
- the dnai1.2 gene encoding dynein, axonemal, intermediate chain 1, paralog 2 yields the protein MSVQNSKAAASVRKASIVPKVPGGKPTKALYKKRDEDERLDKGVGWDETHGKGLIKPADQLELTEAELKEEITRILTANNPHAPQNIVRYSFKERSYRQVVVDQMAVHFVLEGSLVHQDSDEARRMRARGGLPGVSEAVTVETGAEPDEEETETPATPVEDGGEAEEVGEDDRPDSVASKTDMKQPKLTNQINFSERGTQTLNNPLRERSSQTEPPPRRNFSATANQWEIYDAHMEELQKQEKNKEKQKATLPKTESDRSKKRLLLMETQSDDLTKVGKASNIFERMIHQNTFDDIAQDFKYFEDASDEFRDQEGTLLPLWKFQYEKAKTLSVTALCWNNNIQDLFAVGMGSYNFSKQGCGMVVFYSLKNSSFPEYIYPTKSGVLCLDIHQQHSNLVAVGFYDGCVAVYDLKKEGLEPVHKSTAKTGKHTEPVWQVRWQNDDMDNNHNFYSVSSDGRVVSWTLVKNELIYTDIIRLSLNGAVSEGPEDTQLPIFACGTAFDFHKQIDSLFLVGTEEGKIHKCSKTYSSQFLDTYDAHSMAVDAVRWNHFHPKVFISCSSDWTVKIWDHTINTPMFTFDLNAAVGDVSWSPYSSTVFAAVTTDGKVHVFDLSVNKYEAICRQSVVARKTKLTHLEFNPVYHIITVGDDRGYVTSFKLSPNLRKTPKAKKGQEVPKGPEVEVAKLEKLLSLLREQEESPV from the exons ATGTCTGTGCAGAACAGCAAGGCTGCAGCCTCGGTGAGAAAG gCCTCGATTGTTCCGAAGGTACCTGGAGGGAAGCCAACCAAAGCTTTATATAAGAAAAGG GATGAGGATGAACGCCTGGATAAGGGTGTTGGCTGGGATGAGACTCATGGGAAAGGACTTATTAAACCTGCAGATCAACTGGAGCTCACTGAGGCT GAGTTAAAAGAGGAAATCACAAGGATCCTGACTGCCAACAACCCACATGCACCCCAAAATATTGTACGCTACAGCTTCAAG gaACGCTCCTACAGGCAGGTTGTTGTGGATCAAATGGCCGTTCACTTTGTGTTGGAGGGCAGCCTTGTACATCAAGACTCTGATGAGGCCAGACGAATGAGGGCCAGAGGGGGTCTCCCAGGAG TTTCAGAGGCTGTTACAGTGGAAACAGGAGCAGAACCtgatgaggaggaaacagaaactccg GCCACGCCTGTAGAAGATGGAGGGGAAGCAGAGGAAGTTGGAGAAGATGACAGACCAGACAGCGTTGCCTCCAAAACAGACATGAAGCAGCCGAAACTTACCAATCAGATCAACTTCAGTGAGCGGGGCACCCAGACCCTCAATAACCCACTAAGG GAAAGAAGCAGCCAGACTGAACCTCCGCCACGCAGAAACTTCTCTGCCACTGCTAATCAG TGGGAGATCTATGACGCACACATGGAGGAGCtgcaaaaacaggaaaaaaataaagagaagcagaaagCCACACTCCCGAAGACAGAGAGTGACAGAAGCAAGAAGAGGCTGCTGTTGATGGAGACTCAG AGCGACGACCTCACCAAAGTGGGAAAAGCATCCAATATCTTTGAAAGAATGATCcatcaaaatacatttgatgaCATAGCACAAG ATTTCAAATACTTTGAGGACGCCTCTGATGAGTTCAGGGACCAGGAGGGCACCCTTCTCCCTTTGTGGAAGTTCCAAtatgaaaaagctaaaacacTGTCCGTCACCGCCCTCTGCTG GAATAACAACATTCAGGACCTGTTTGCTGTGGGTATGGGATCGT ACAACTTCAGCAAGCAGGGTTGTGGCATGGTTGTCTTCTACTCGTTAAAGAACTCATCGTTTCCAGAGTACATCTACCCCACCAAGTCAGGCGTCCTGTGCCTCGATATCCACCAGCAGCATTCCAACCTGGTGGCGGTGGGCTTCTATGACGGCTGTGTGGCCGTCTACGATTTGAAGAAGGAGGGACTCGAGCCTGTGCACAAGAGCACAGCTAAGACTGGCAAGCACACAGAACCTGTCTGGCAG GTACGCTGGCAGAACGATGACATGGACAACAACCACAATTTCTATTCTGTGTCTTCTGATGGCCGAGTTGTGTCTTGGACACTTGTAAAG AATGAGCTGATCTACACAGACATTATCAGACTGTCACTGAATGGTGCTGTATCTGAAGGACCAGAAGATACACAGCTGCCCATCTTCG CTTGTGGTACAGCGTTTGACTTCCACAAACAGATCGACTCTCTCTTCCTAGTTGGCACAGAGGAAGGGAAAATACACAAG TGCTCAAAGACTTACTCCAGCCAGTTCCTGGATACCTACGATGCCCACAGCATGGCAGTGGACGCTGTGAGATGGAACCACTTCCACCCGAAGGTTTTCATCTCATGCAGTTCAGACTGGACCGTCAAGATCTGGGACCATACCATCAA CACTCCGATGTTCACCTTTGACCTGAATGCAGCTGTTGGAGATGTTTCCTGGTCTCCATATTCCTCCACTGTATTTGCTGCTGTCACAACAGATGGCAAA gttCATGTTTTCGACCTCAGCGTCAACAAATACGAGGCCATCTGTCGGCAGTCGGTTGTGGCCAGAAAGACCAAGTTGACGCACCTGGAATTTAACCCCGTCTATCACATCATCACAGTGGGCGACGACCGAGGCTACGTCACCAGCTTCAAACTCTCGCCGAACCTCCGCAAGACACCCAAG gctAAGAAGGGCCAGGAGGTGCCTAAAGGCCCAGAGGTGGAAGTAGCCAAACTGGAGAAGCTGCTCAGTCTGCTGCGGGAACAAGAGGAGAGCCCAGTTTGA